The Vigna unguiculata cultivar IT97K-499-35 chromosome 6, ASM411807v1, whole genome shotgun sequence genome contains a region encoding:
- the LOC114186735 gene encoding probable aldo-keto reductase 1 has translation MAEEKSVEIPRVKLGTQGLEVSKLGLGCMNISGAYTDPVSDDEGISLINYAFAHGITFFDTADIYGANANEVLIGKALKQLPREKVQLATKFGIAGRSFPNVQVKGTPEYVRSACEASLKRLDVEYIDLYYQHRVDQTVPIEETVGELKKLVEEGKVRYIGLSEASPDTIRRAHAVHPITALQIEWSLWTRDIEEEIVPLCRELGIGIVPYSPLGRGFFGGKGVLENMPVNSALTTYHPRFKSENMGKNKLIYDRIENLAKKHHCTPPQLALAWVLHQGNDVVPIPGTTKIKNLDQNIGALSLKLTESDLREISEAVPIDDVAGSRYFFEYDKDSWKFADTPPINQRIST, from the exons ATGGCAGAAGAGAAGAGTGTGGAGATTCCTAGAGTCAAACTAGGAACTCAAGGTCTCGAG GTATCAAAGTTAGGGTTGGGATGTATGAACATCAGTGGAGCCTATACTGATCCTGTTTCTGATGATGAAGGCATATCTCTTATTAACTATGCATTCGCTCACGGAATCACTTTCTTTGACACTGCTGATATATATGGGGCCAACGCTAACGAAGTTTTGATCGGAAAA GCTTTGAAGCAGTTACCCAGAGAAAAAGTTCAGCTAGCGACAAAATTTGGCATTGCAGGAAGGAGTTTTCCTAATGTACAAGTCAAAGGTACACCAGAGTACGTGCGATCGGCTTGTGAAGCTAGCTTGAAACGTCTTGATGTTGAGTACATCGATCTCTATTATCAGCACAGAGTCGACCAAACAGTACCTATAGAAGAAACA GTAGGTGAGCTTAAAAAGCTGGTGGAAGAGGGAAAAGTGAGGTATATAGGGTTATCTGAAGCTAGTCCTGATACTATAAGAAGAGCACATGCTGTTCATCCCATCACAGCTTTGCAAATAGAGTGGTCCCTTTGGACCCGTGATATTGAGGAAGAGATAGTTCCTCTCTGTAG GGAACTTGGCATTGGAATTGTACCATACAGCCCTCTGGGGCGAGGCTTTTTTGGTGGAAAAGGAGTTCTGGAAAACATGCCTGTAAATAGCGCCCTG ACTACATATCATCCTCGGTTCAAATCAGAGAACATGGGAAAGAACAAGTTAATATACGACAGAATAGAAAACCTTGCTAAGAAACACCACTGCACTCCTCCACAGTTGGCCTTAGCTTGGGTACTCCACCAAGGCAACGATGTTGTCCCAATTCCTG GAACAACCAAGATTAAGAACCTTGATCAGAACATCGGTGCATTATCACTGAAATTGACAGAAAGTGACTTGAGAGAAATTTCTGAGGCTGTTCCCATAGATGATGTAGCAGGGTCTCGATACTTCTTTGAATATGATAAAGATTCTTGGAAATTTGCAGACACACCTCCAATAAATCAGAGGATCTCAACTTAA